A single genomic interval of Romboutsia ilealis harbors:
- a CDS encoding type I restriction enzyme subunit R domain-containing protein gives MIITTIQKFQYALSKIEQLEKRRYAVIIDEAHSSTSGENMNALKENLSGKTLEEAKKIDEENENNEQSSLDKMNEIIEKRTNVGNISFFAFTATPKNKTIQVFGRIGEDGLPHEFHLYSMKQAIEEGFILDVLKNFMPVSVYYKVGKKIAYNPEFDKSETKRAINKFVSLKEHNIRQKVETIVDDFVDNRAMWLDGRAKCMIVTASRLHAVRYKLTIDQYIKEKGYNMKALVAFSGTVKDGDDEYTELDMNKDVASDINDSNLPTIFEKSDFRLLIVAEKYQTGFDQPKLCAMYVDKKLDGVKTVQTLSRLNRTYPNKQTFILDFQNSVEDIQDAYKPYFEMTNIDKVTDPNVVNDLWYQLHEYGIYTDEEINDFAVLFYKDKRTNAQDAKMNNLIDMAVERYCYLEDEDEKRADEFKKKCQKYITFYNFLIQIYPIKNLNLLRLQVYLVVLLRKLPKKHKERIDIDDMLSIDYYKLKKLGEDNKKGNDISLYKGEGELVGISETAIARVNEVDEECLEDIIKKVNDVFGVGLTEEDRIIIDQYEEIFKNDKSIMDIAKANSYEDLVSTFAKSYFKRGIVKTKNRNDRLVKEILTNSNLQNYMIHYLAEKIYAEANH, from the coding sequence ATTATTATAACAACTATACAAAAATTCCAGTATGCATTATCTAAGATAGAACAATTAGAAAAAAGACGTTATGCAGTAATAATAGATGAGGCACATTCTTCTACATCTGGAGAGAATATGAATGCTTTAAAGGAAAATTTATCAGGTAAAACTTTAGAAGAAGCTAAAAAAATTGATGAAGAAAATGAAAATAATGAACAATCTAGTTTAGACAAGATGAATGAGATTATAGAGAAAAGAACTAATGTAGGTAATATAAGTTTCTTTGCTTTTACTGCTACTCCTAAGAATAAGACTATACAAGTTTTTGGTAGGATAGGTGAAGATGGCTTACCACATGAGTTTCATTTATATTCGATGAAACAAGCTATAGAAGAAGGATTCATATTAGATGTTTTAAAGAACTTTATGCCTGTTAGTGTATATTACAAAGTAGGTAAGAAGATTGCATATAACCCTGAGTTTGATAAGAGTGAAACAAAGAGAGCTATAAATAAGTTTGTTAGTTTAAAAGAGCATAATATAAGACAAAAGGTTGAAACTATAGTAGATGATTTTGTAGATAATAGGGCTATGTGGTTAGATGGTAGAGCTAAGTGTATGATAGTTACTGCAAGTAGACTTCATGCTGTTAGGTATAAGTTAACAATAGATCAATATATAAAAGAAAAAGGATACAATATGAAAGCATTGGTTGCTTTTTCTGGTACGGTAAAAGATGGTGATGATGAATATACTGAATTAGATATGAATAAAGATGTAGCATCAGATATAAATGATTCTAATTTACCAACTATCTTTGAAAAAAGTGATTTTAGGTTACTTATAGTTGCAGAGAAATATCAAACAGGGTTTGACCAACCAAAGCTTTGTGCTATGTATGTTGATAAAAAATTAGATGGAGTAAAGACTGTTCAGACTTTATCAAGACTTAATAGAACTTATCCTAATAAGCAGACTTTTATATTAGATTTTCAAAATAGTGTAGAAGATATTCAAGATGCATATAAGCCATATTTTGAAATGACTAATATAGATAAAGTTACTGACCCTAATGTGGTCAATGATCTTTGGTATCAGTTACATGAGTATGGTATATATACAGATGAAGAGATAAATGATTTTGCTGTTTTATTTTATAAAGATAAAAGAACAAATGCACAAGATGCCAAGATGAATAATTTGATTGATATGGCAGTTGAAAGATATTGTTATTTAGAAGATGAGGATGAGAAAAGAGCCGATGAGTTTAAGAAAAAATGTCAAAAGTATATTACTTTTTATAATTTCTTGATTCAGATTTATCCTATAAAAAATTTAAATCTTTTAAGATTACAAGTTTATCTAGTTGTACTTTTAAGAAAGTTACCTAAAAAGCATAAAGAGAGAATTGATATAGATGATATGTTAAGTATAGATTATTATAAGTTGAAAAAGTTAGGTGAAGATAATAAAAAAGGTAATGATATATCTTTATATAAAGGTGAAGGTGAATTAGTTGGTATATCTGAAACTGCTATAGCTCGTGTTAATGAAGTGGATGAAGAGTGTTTAGAGGATATAATTAAGAAGGTAAATGATGTTTTTGGAGTAGGTCTTACGGAAGAAGATAGAATTATAATAGATCAATATGAAGAGATATTTAAAAATGATAAGAGTATTATGGATATAGCTAAGGCAAATAGCTATGAAGATTTGGTTAGTACTTTTGCTAAGAGCTACTTTAAGAGAGGTATTGTCAAGACTAAGAATAGAAATGATAGACTTGTTAAGGAGATATTAACTAATAGTAATTTACAAAATTATATGATTCATTATTTAGCTGAAAAAATATATGCAGAAGCAAATCATTAA
- a CDS encoding JAB domain-containing protein has product MVSLDTKNQLVSIEVVSIGTVNSAMVHPRELFKVALLSNASKIICFHNHPSGNTDFSKEDEEIANMLQKRGEILGIELVGCIVIGDDDKYFSFKENCKIEES; this is encoded by the coding sequence GTGGTATCTTTAGATACAAAGAATCAGCTAGTAAGCATAGAAGTTGTAAGTATAGGCACTGTAAATTCAGCTATGGTACATCCAAGAGAATTATTCAAAGTAGCTTTATTAAGTAATGCATCTAAAATAATATGCTTTCACAATCATCCATCAGGTAATACTGACTTTAGTAAGGAAGATGAAGAGATAGCTAATATGCTACAGAAGCGTGGAGAAATACTAGGCATTGAATTAGTAGGTTGTATAGTTATTGGAGATGATGATAAATACTTTAGTTTTAAAGAAAACTGTAAGATAGAAGAGTCTTAG
- a CDS encoding DUF960 family protein yields the protein MFKKENRYMTKEIAENLPIEIAILLWDLIDNLTTEKDYLQIFEINPIGLGVVEIVHKQEVPEYEARIYIQNDKIKDKLKIYVIDNVEYRTMMFSNEY from the coding sequence ATGTTTAAAAAAGAAAATAGGTATATGACAAAAGAGATAGCTGAAAATTTACCAATTGAAATAGCTATACTACTATGGGATTTAATAGATAACTTAACTACAGAAAAAGATTATCTGCAAATATTTGAAATAAATCCCATAGGATTAGGAGTAGTTGAGATAGTTCATAAGCAAGAAGTACCTGAATATGAAGCTAGGATATATATACAGAATGATAAAATTAAAGATAAATTAAAAATATATGTTATAGATAATGTTGAATATAGAACAATGATGTTTTCAAATGAATATTAG
- a CDS encoding Mor transcription activator family protein, producing MTNNSNNNCDYKGIYADMVEVLGEEIVIKLHKYYRGQQITFPMKLYSIEYVERYIVKNYRTKTIKEMCRELGYTEGWIKQLINKNRLNSK from the coding sequence ATGACTAACAACAGTAATAATAATTGTGATTATAAAGGCATATATGCAGATATGGTTGAGGTTCTGGGTGAAGAAATAGTCATTAAATTACATAAGTATTATCGTGGACAACAAATAACATTTCCAATGAAACTATATTCTATTGAATATGTGGAACGATATATAGTGAAGAATTATAGAACAAAAACAATAAAAGAAATGTGTAGAGAGTTAGGATATACAGAGGGATGGATAAAGCAATTAATTAATAAAAATAGATTAAATTCAAAGTAA
- a CDS encoding recombinase family protein — MAAKKAVVYARFSSDNQRDESIDAQLRAINEYADKNNIKIVNQFIDRAKSATSDKRPEFQNMIKFCEADTTGISMVIVHKLDRFSRDKYDSAMYKQKLKVKGIRVVSVLENLDNSPESLILESVIEGMAQYYSANLAREVAKGQKENALKALHNGGDAPLGYDVAHDKTYIVNEEEAQAVKIIFDRYVQGYSYSKIIDELNNLGYKTKRGNKFGKNSLHGILNNEKYTGVYVFNKTQRKGVDGKRNGHKQKSDDEIIKVEGGMPAIINKEIFAQAQEMIQKRKKTPGAHKATTTYLLTGLIRCGECGHAMQGNKRKDSYGNDYISYRCGCRKQKRECSNREIKRDYLEEFILQELENNILNDEAIPVLSKALNEKMNDKNESNAELLKNLEQKLEKVNKEINNILNAIMNGIVNNMLKDKLDELEQVKLNLDLKMNELKTENKSVDSVAITEEQIRGMFSRFKDFVLERNIPECKKFIGDYIKEVIVYKDHVEVVFNVVFSFVEDKVNYNIQCILHR, encoded by the coding sequence ATGGCAGCGAAGAAAGCAGTAGTATATGCAAGATTTAGTTCAGACAATCAAAGGGATGAGTCAATAGATGCTCAATTAAGAGCAATCAATGAATATGCAGATAAGAATAATATAAAGATAGTTAATCAGTTCATAGATAGAGCAAAATCAGCAACATCAGATAAAAGACCGGAGTTTCAAAATATGATTAAATTCTGTGAAGCAGATACAACAGGAATATCTATGGTAATAGTTCATAAGCTAGATAGATTTTCTAGAGATAAGTATGATTCAGCTATGTATAAACAGAAATTAAAAGTAAAAGGAATAAGAGTTGTAAGTGTATTAGAGAACTTAGATAACTCACCTGAATCTTTAATATTAGAATCGGTTATAGAGGGAATGGCTCAATATTATAGTGCAAACTTAGCGAGAGAAGTTGCTAAAGGTCAAAAAGAAAATGCACTTAAAGCACTTCATAATGGAGGGGATGCACCATTAGGTTATGATGTAGCACATGATAAAACCTATATAGTTAATGAAGAAGAAGCTCAAGCAGTAAAAATTATATTTGATAGATATGTACAAGGATATTCATATAGTAAGATAATAGATGAATTAAATAATCTAGGATATAAGACTAAAAGAGGTAATAAGTTCGGCAAGAATAGTTTACATGGAATATTGAATAATGAGAAGTATACAGGAGTATATGTATTTAACAAGACCCAGAGAAAAGGTGTAGATGGAAAAAGAAATGGTCATAAGCAAAAGAGTGATGATGAAATAATAAAGGTAGAAGGTGGTATGCCAGCTATAATTAATAAAGAGATATTTGCACAAGCACAAGAGATGATTCAAAAAAGAAAGAAAACTCCAGGTGCACATAAAGCAACTACAACATATCTATTAACAGGACTAATTAGATGTGGGGAATGTGGACATGCAATGCAAGGTAATAAAAGAAAGGACTCTTATGGAAATGATTATATTTCATATAGATGTGGATGTAGAAAACAAAAGAGGGAATGTAGTAATAGAGAGATAAAAAGAGACTATTTAGAAGAGTTTATATTACAGGAACTTGAAAATAACATATTAAATGATGAAGCTATACCAGTTTTAAGTAAGGCATTGAATGAGAAAATGAATGATAAGAATGAAAGTAATGCAGAGTTACTTAAAAATTTAGAACAAAAGTTAGAGAAAGTAAATAAAGAGATAAATAATATACTAAATGCTATAATGAATGGTATAGTAAATAACATGTTAAAAGATAAGCTTGATGAGCTGGAACAAGTGAAGCTAAATTTGGATTTAAAAATGAATGAATTAAAGACAGAAAATAAATCTGTAGATAGTGTAGCTATAACAGAAGAACAAATAAGAGGTATGTTTTCAAGATTTAAAGATTTTGTACTAGAGAGAAATATACCAGAATGTAAGAAGTTTATAGGAGACTATATAAAGGAAGTAATCGTATATAAAGACCATGTTGAAGTTGTATTCAATGTGGTCTTTTCTTTTGTTGAGGATAAAGTAAATTATAATATACAGTGTATTCTACATAGATGA
- a CDS encoding Kiwa anti-phage protein KwaB-like domain-containing protein: MPYSNSLDRLKNELNEINDGLCLFLKTNTNIYSFRSELTEEQQIEILNPISTCLDGKEYAQYDSLERRVNTVYYIIDGMEEFHAFSNIIDLNNQIINNDVAIATIRTIDTEKIKIIIFKKGDFIFLYRYNSSKLFKQGWKARFNNEEAVVEKENDSILVLSKAIPDIILDTRENCSFILNITQAEYILEIDELFRGTMNNVETNLRRFNLMQEDTIIDFLNEVSGKNTYMRKLHKIQTTQSYQYFYNNIERVPEVLRQYNLNVNFDEINGQIIFDEDTDVGDVLHLFADDYVRRYISERDDVIK, translated from the coding sequence ATGCCATATAGTAATAGCTTAGATAGATTGAAAAATGAGTTGAATGAAATTAATGATGGACTATGTCTATTTTTGAAAACGAATACAAATATATATTCATTTAGAAGTGAATTAACAGAAGAACAGCAGATAGAAATATTAAATCCAATAAGTACATGCTTAGATGGAAAAGAATATGCTCAATACGATTCATTAGAGAGAAGGGTTAATACAGTATATTACATTATAGATGGTATGGAAGAATTTCATGCATTCAGTAATATTATAGATCTAAATAATCAAATAATAAATAATGATGTAGCAATTGCTACAATTAGAACTATTGACACTGAGAAGATAAAAATTATTATATTTAAAAAAGGTGATTTTATATTTTTATATAGATACAATTCTAGCAAATTATTTAAACAAGGGTGGAAAGCTAGATTTAATAATGAAGAAGCTGTGGTTGAAAAAGAAAATGATAGTATATTAGTATTATCTAAGGCTATACCTGACATAATATTAGATACTAGAGAAAATTGTTCATTTATACTAAATATAACTCAAGCAGAGTATATTTTAGAAATAGATGAATTATTTAGGGGGACTATGAATAATGTAGAAACAAACTTAAGAAGGTTTAACCTAATGCAAGAAGATACCATTATAGATTTTTTGAATGAAGTATCTGGAAAGAACACTTACATGAGAAAACTTCATAAAATACAAACAACACAATCATATCAATATTTTTATAATAATATTGAAAGAGTTCCAGAAGTTTTAAGACAATATAACTTAAATGTTAATTTTGATGAGATAAATGGTCAAATTATATTTGATGAAGATACAGATGTAGGAGATGTATTACATTTGTTTGCAGATGATTATGTTAGAAGATATATAAGTGAAAGAGATGATGTTATTAAATAG
- a CDS encoding helix-turn-helix domain-containing protein, whose amino-acid sequence MNYKLNTELIKSKMLQKGYSITKLASISQISKSTAARAVKGQGTPRPKTIYKISKSLDIDIKEITL is encoded by the coding sequence ATGAACTACAAACTAAACACAGAACTAATAAAATCAAAAATGCTACAAAAAGGCTACTCAATCACAAAACTAGCATCAATAAGCCAAATATCAAAATCAACAGCCGCAAGAGCAGTAAAAGGACAAGGAACTCCAAGACCCAAAACCATATACAAAATCTCAAAATCACTAGACATAGACATAAAAGAAATAACACTATAA
- a CDS encoding VapE domain-containing protein, producing MFKTYIQEINNIRDLESVINYYYPNQLKRNKMSCPFHKDKTPSFSIVDKGNGAFYKCFSCSEGGDIIKFIQKIENIPFIQALQKAYEILNKPLNLPNIKTNTSKSLNKENLINFYNDKYEKSLQEGDLDKAFELSCKSDEVTNKKYNIVYPFVNKKGEPMKIWDNLNEVLKANNIQAYYNEITKDVEIDGLDVSNGDNQLVEIHSLCSKCGFNVNLHMIDKFIGIIAESNPKNPVADYLSESYMNFDGNYEYIQKLCDAIITPKDYSPILKKTLITKWLINTAMIPFNDGDKNIEGILTLQGKQGIGKTRLIKKLIPIYVKTGLELDPSDKDKVYQCIKYWVAELGELDSTLKRDLAKLKAFITESSDEFRRPYAMKPMVYPRRTSFYATVNNGDFLKDDTGNRRYWVIPVEKIDFNIIDNLDINMLWGEVMHLKEDYNIKHYLEKDELELLNSSNEDFKISLNVELIVEREFDWESDKSNWKWKPTADICSKLNINSTSSLKTSLFKYGAQYKKSNGRRGYITPPYKCPLFDAM from the coding sequence ATGTTCAAAACATATATACAAGAAATAAACAACATAAGAGACTTAGAAAGTGTAATAAACTACTACTATCCAAACCAACTAAAAAGAAACAAAATGAGCTGCCCATTTCACAAAGACAAAACACCAAGCTTTTCAATAGTAGACAAAGGAAATGGAGCTTTCTACAAATGCTTTTCTTGTAGTGAAGGTGGAGACATAATAAAATTCATTCAAAAAATAGAGAACATACCATTCATACAAGCATTACAAAAAGCTTATGAAATACTAAACAAACCCTTGAATTTACCAAACATAAAAACTAATACATCAAAATCATTAAACAAAGAAAACTTAATAAATTTTTATAATGATAAATATGAAAAATCCCTACAAGAAGGTGACTTAGACAAAGCTTTTGAATTAAGTTGTAAAAGTGATGAAGTAACCAATAAAAAATATAACATCGTATATCCTTTCGTAAATAAAAAAGGTGAACCTATGAAAATATGGGACAACTTAAATGAAGTACTAAAAGCAAACAACATACAAGCTTATTATAACGAGATAACCAAAGATGTTGAAATAGATGGATTAGATGTAAGTAATGGAGATAACCAACTTGTAGAAATTCACTCATTATGCTCAAAGTGTGGATTTAATGTTAATCTTCATATGATTGATAAATTTATAGGAATAATAGCAGAATCAAATCCTAAAAATCCAGTGGCAGATTATTTAAGTGAATCTTATATGAACTTTGATGGAAACTATGAATATATACAAAAACTATGTGATGCAATTATTACTCCAAAAGATTATAGTCCTATATTAAAGAAGACACTTATAACTAAGTGGTTAATAAATACGGCAATGATACCTTTTAATGATGGAGATAAAAATATTGAAGGCATACTTACACTTCAAGGAAAGCAAGGAATCGGTAAAACAAGGCTTATTAAAAAACTAATACCAATATACGTAAAAACAGGATTAGAGTTAGATCCAAGTGATAAAGATAAAGTATATCAATGTATAAAATACTGGGTAGCAGAACTTGGTGAACTTGATTCAACATTAAAGAGAGACTTGGCTAAACTTAAAGCTTTTATAACAGAATCAAGTGATGAGTTTAGAAGACCATATGCTATGAAACCTATGGTATATCCAAGAAGAACATCTTTTTATGCAACGGTAAACAATGGAGATTTCTTAAAGGATGACACTGGAAACAGAAGATATTGGGTAATACCTGTGGAAAAAATCGATTTTAATATAATAGATAACTTAGATATAAATATGTTATGGGGAGAGGTAATGCATTTAAAAGAAGATTATAATATTAAGCATTATTTAGAAAAGGATGAATTAGAACTACTAAATAGTAGTAATGAAGATTTTAAAATATCTTTAAATGTTGAACTTATAGTTGAAAGGGAATTTGATTGGGAAAGTGACAAGTCAAATTGGAAGTGGAAACCAACAGCAGATATATGTAGTAAGTTAAATATAAATTCTACAAGTTCATTAAAGACAAGTTTATTTAAATATGGTGCACAGTATAAAAAGAGTAATGGAAGAAGAGGATATATTACTCCACCATATAAGTGTCCTTTATTTGATGCCATGTAG
- the alr gene encoding alanine racemase: MHYEEANLNIPIKHVSNSAAILDLRECDFNMVRLGISLYGPYPSSEVSRDIKLKTALELKAIVSNIKTIEKETSVSYSGTYTANEDTKIATLPVGYADSFPRTQKNPQAFINGRLLNIVVRICMDQTMIEVPNDLDVNMEDEVILIGDIDGIRIGDISSKMGTIDHEILCCLTKRVNRVYITNDNKYMVNQLLH; encoded by the coding sequence ATGCATTATGAAGAGGCTAACTTAAATATCCCAATAAAACACGTATCAAATAGTGCTGCAATTTTAGATTTAAGAGAATGTGATTTCAACATGGTTAGATTAGGAATCTCTTTATATGGACCTTACCCATCATCTGAAGTTAGCAGAGATATAAAACTAAAAACAGCTTTAGAATTAAAAGCTATAGTTAGTAACATAAAGACTATAGAAAAGGAAACTAGCGTTAGTTATTCTGGAACATATACAGCAAATGAAGATACAAAAATAGCCACATTACCTGTTGGTTATGCAGATAGTTTCCCTAGAACACAAAAAAATCCTCAAGCATTTATAAATGGTAGATTATTAAATATAGTAGTAAGAATATGCATGGATCAAACTATGATTGAAGTTCCAAATGATCTTGATGTTAATATGGAAGATGAAGTTATCTTAATAGGTGACATAGATGGAATAAGAATAGGTGATATATCAAGTAAGATGGGTACAATAGATCACGAAATACTTTGTTGCTTAACTAAAAGAGTAAACAGAGTTTATATAACAAACGATAATAAATATATGGTTAATCAGCTATTACATTAA